Proteins from a single region of Thiomicrorhabdus sp. Kp2:
- the alaS gene encoding alanine--tRNA ligase, with protein MTSAELRKAFLDYFVKQNHTAVHSSPVVPGNDPTLLFTNAGMVQFKETFLGQEQRDYTRATSVQRCIRAGGKHNDLENVGYTARHHTFFEMLGNFSFGDYFKQEAIKFAWDFLTKELKLPEEKLWVTVFDEDDETADIWLKEMGISSQRFSRCGAKDNFWQMGDTGPCGPCTEIFYDHGADVAGGPPGSPDEDGDRYIEIWNLVFMQFDRASDGTLTPLPKPSVDTGMGLERLAAVMQDVHNNYDIDLFQAIVKQAAKLTNQTDLTNNSLRVIADHIRSCAFTIVDGVLPSNEGRGYVLRRIIRRAIRHGYKLGMNDAFFYKLVPVLVEQMGDAYPELAKEQANVERALKLEEERFAETLENGMKLLEEYIATMDGKSIAGEIAFKLYDTYGFPLDLTADVAREKGLTVDEAGFEKSMEAQRERARSASNFGTQSAGKIDYSGETQFLGYNHDDSDSKIVAIFVDGTSVESISEGTEAVIILDKTPFYAESGGQVGDTGSLTEGMNSFHIDSCQKQAKAFLHMGKVTAGSIAVGQILHAQIDVDGRRSSERNHSATHLLHAALRTVLGTHVQQKGSLVTPDRLRFDFSHFEPIKPEQLLEIEKLVNKNIMLNNPVGTNEMDIESAKEKGAMALFGEKYGDVVRVVDMGDFSVELCGGTHVCSTGQIGPFRLLSETGIASGVRRIEAVTGEGAWAAIYEDDKTLLNVAASVKSDKNQVETKVAQLVADHKELEKQFKQLQSKMASSQGDDLANQAVKVGEVNILAAQLEGADVNTLRETLDKLKDKLAPAAIVLAAVDGEKVSLVAGVSKEATGTFKAGELVNHVAQQVGGKGGGRPDMAQAGGKDPSKLAEALASVQAWAESK; from the coding sequence ATGACGAGTGCTGAACTTAGAAAAGCTTTTCTAGATTATTTCGTTAAGCAAAATCATACTGCGGTCCATTCAAGTCCAGTTGTACCTGGTAACGATCCTACATTGTTATTCACCAATGCTGGAATGGTTCAGTTTAAAGAGACATTTCTTGGTCAAGAGCAACGTGACTACACGCGTGCAACCAGTGTACAGCGTTGTATTCGTGCTGGTGGTAAACACAATGACTTAGAAAACGTCGGTTACACGGCACGTCACCATACCTTCTTTGAAATGTTGGGTAACTTCAGTTTTGGTGATTACTTTAAACAAGAAGCGATTAAGTTTGCTTGGGATTTTTTAACCAAGGAGCTGAAGTTACCAGAAGAAAAACTCTGGGTAACGGTGTTTGATGAAGATGATGAAACCGCTGATATTTGGTTAAAAGAGATGGGTATTAGCTCACAACGTTTCTCACGTTGTGGTGCAAAAGATAACTTTTGGCAAATGGGCGACACTGGCCCTTGTGGCCCTTGTACCGAAATCTTTTATGATCACGGTGCCGATGTGGCGGGTGGACCTCCTGGTTCGCCAGATGAAGATGGTGACCGTTATATTGAAATCTGGAACCTGGTGTTTATGCAGTTTGACCGTGCGTCAGACGGCACCTTAACGCCTTTACCTAAGCCTTCAGTGGATACAGGTATGGGGTTGGAACGTTTGGCGGCGGTTATGCAGGATGTCCATAACAACTACGATATTGACCTGTTTCAAGCGATTGTGAAACAAGCTGCTAAATTAACCAATCAAACCGATTTAACCAATAACTCGTTACGAGTGATCGCCGACCATATTCGTTCTTGTGCTTTTACAATTGTGGATGGAGTTTTACCTTCAAATGAAGGGCGTGGTTATGTGTTACGTCGTATTATTCGTCGTGCCATTCGTCACGGTTATAAGTTAGGGATGAACGATGCGTTCTTCTATAAATTAGTGCCTGTATTGGTTGAGCAGATGGGTGACGCTTACCCTGAATTGGCAAAAGAACAAGCCAATGTTGAACGTGCTTTGAAGTTAGAAGAAGAGCGTTTTGCGGAAACACTTGAAAATGGCATGAAGTTATTAGAAGAGTATATTGCCACTATGGATGGTAAGTCTATTGCTGGTGAGATTGCTTTCAAACTTTACGATACTTATGGCTTCCCATTAGATTTAACCGCGGATGTTGCTCGTGAAAAAGGTTTAACGGTTGATGAGGCTGGTTTTGAAAAATCGATGGAAGCTCAGCGTGAACGTGCTCGTTCGGCAAGTAACTTTGGTACGCAATCAGCAGGCAAAATTGACTACTCTGGTGAAACCCAATTTTTGGGCTATAACCATGATGATTCAGACTCAAAAATTGTAGCTATTTTTGTGGATGGTACTTCAGTAGAGAGTATTTCAGAAGGTACAGAGGCCGTTATTATTCTAGACAAAACACCTTTTTACGCAGAGTCGGGTGGTCAAGTTGGTGATACGGGTAGCTTAACTGAAGGCATGAACAGTTTTCATATCGATAGCTGTCAAAAACAAGCTAAGGCTTTCTTACATATGGGTAAAGTGACTGCGGGTTCTATTGCTGTCGGTCAGATTTTACATGCTCAAATAGATGTGGATGGGCGTCGTTCTTCAGAGCGTAACCACTCTGCAACACATTTATTGCACGCCGCATTAAGAACGGTTTTAGGCACACATGTACAGCAGAAAGGCTCTTTGGTAACGCCTGATCGTTTACGTTTTGACTTCTCTCATTTTGAGCCCATCAAACCAGAGCAATTGTTAGAAATTGAAAAGCTAGTCAATAAAAATATCATGCTAAACAATCCTGTTGGCACCAATGAAATGGATATTGAATCGGCTAAAGAGAAAGGTGCTATGGCACTGTTTGGTGAGAAGTATGGCGATGTGGTTCGTGTTGTTGATATGGGCGATTTCTCAGTAGAGCTTTGTGGAGGTACTCACGTTTGTTCTACAGGGCAAATTGGTCCATTCCGCCTGCTTTCTGAAACAGGTATTGCCTCAGGTGTTCGTCGTATTGAAGCGGTAACCGGTGAAGGTGCTTGGGCAGCGATTTATGAAGATGACAAAACGTTATTGAATGTGGCGGCTTCTGTTAAATCTGATAAAAACCAAGTTGAAACGAAAGTGGCTCAATTGGTTGCCGATCATAAAGAGTTAGAAAAACAGTTTAAGCAGTTACAGTCAAAAATGGCTTCATCACAAGGTGATGATTTAGCGAATCAAGCCGTGAAAGTGGGTGAGGTGAATATCCTTGCTGCTCAGCTAGAAGGCGCGGATGTAAATACACTTCGTGAAACACTGGATAAGCTAAAAGACAAATTAGCCCCTGCGGCTATTGTTCTGGCTGCTGTGGATGGTGAAAAAGTCTCTTTAGTGGCTGGTGTTTCTAAGGAAGCGACGGGAACGTTTAAAGCGGGTGAGCTTGTTAATCATGTGGCACAGCAAGTTGGCGGAAAAGGCGGCGGTCGTCCAGATATGGCCCAAGCGGGTGGTAAAGATCCAAGTAAGCTTGCAGAAGCATTAGCCTCTGTACAGGCCTGGGCGGAATCAAAATAA
- a CDS encoding regulatory protein RecX, with translation MKSAEEFLAELNMKSGADLGIEPSPHSPFRESDSLTPQVKTLDELAKKIEAKAVALLAMREHGSKELKQKLLTKIPETPELLAEYAEQPGLVGLLVTDVLKLCQENNWQSDERYVEQAVRNYVNKGHGPQKIRQKLQQTCYDNSLISAALDWDESDWVELAQQALEKKYGDCKKPTEQKEQAKRMRFLQSRGFAQSTIWKAFR, from the coding sequence TTGAAAAGTGCAGAAGAATTTTTAGCTGAATTAAATATGAAATCAGGAGCGGACTTAGGTATAGAGCCTAGTCCGCATTCGCCTTTTAGGGAATCAGATTCCTTAACGCCTCAAGTTAAAACGCTTGATGAGTTAGCGAAAAAAATTGAAGCCAAAGCGGTGGCTTTGCTTGCTATGCGAGAGCATGGTTCTAAAGAGTTAAAACAGAAGTTATTAACTAAAATACCAGAAACACCTGAGTTGTTAGCCGAATATGCAGAACAACCAGGCCTGGTAGGTTTATTGGTGACGGATGTATTGAAACTTTGCCAAGAGAATAACTGGCAAAGTGATGAGCGTTATGTTGAACAAGCTGTACGTAATTACGTTAATAAAGGGCATGGCCCGCAAAAAATTAGGCAAAAATTACAGCAAACTTGTTATGACAATAGCCTGATTTCAGCCGCTTTAGATTGGGATGAGTCAGACTGGGTTGAACTGGCTCAACAAGCATTAGAAAAAAAATACGGCGATTGCAAAAAGCCAACAGAACAAAAAGAACAAGCAAAGCGTATGCGTTTTTTACAAAGCCGCGGTTTTGCTCAAAGTACAATTTGGAAAGCGTTTCGTTAA
- the recA gene encoding recombinase RecA — protein MDENKQKALTAALGQIEKQFGKGSIMRMGDSTVPRDIEAVSTGSLGLDMALGIGGLPKGRVVEIYGPESSGKTTLTLHVIAEMQKAGGTAAFIDAEHALDPIYAEKLGVDVDNLLVSQPDTGEQALEITDSLVRSGAVDVVVVDSVAALTPKAEIEGDMGDSHMGLQARLMSQALRKLTANIKRTNTLVIFINQIRMKIGVMFGNPETTTGGNALKFYASVRLDIRRIGAIKKGDEILGNETRVKVVKNKVSPPFKQVEFDILYGQGISREGEIIDLGVKEKLIEKSGSWYAYNGAKIGQGKDNVRQYLIDNPEIAAELMDKIKVATMPQPKAKAADIEEAAE, from the coding sequence ATGGATGAGAATAAACAAAAAGCACTGACAGCGGCACTAGGCCAAATTGAAAAGCAATTTGGTAAAGGTTCAATCATGCGTATGGGTGATAGCACTGTGCCTCGTGATATTGAAGCGGTTTCGACAGGTTCTTTAGGGCTTGATATGGCGTTGGGTATAGGCGGTTTGCCAAAAGGGCGTGTTGTTGAAATTTATGGTCCAGAGTCATCAGGTAAAACCACGCTAACGCTACATGTTATTGCAGAGATGCAAAAAGCGGGTGGAACGGCGGCCTTTATTGATGCGGAGCACGCTTTAGATCCAATCTATGCAGAAAAACTAGGTGTGGATGTGGATAACCTATTGGTTTCTCAGCCTGATACAGGTGAGCAGGCATTAGAAATTACCGATTCTTTGGTGCGTTCTGGTGCGGTTGATGTTGTGGTGGTTGACTCGGTTGCGGCCTTAACACCAAAAGCAGAAATTGAAGGTGATATGGGGGATTCTCATATGGGTCTTCAAGCGCGTTTAATGTCTCAAGCGTTGCGTAAATTAACAGCTAATATTAAACGTACTAACACCTTAGTGATTTTCATTAACCAAATTCGTATGAAAATTGGTGTGATGTTTGGTAACCCAGAAACCACAACGGGTGGTAATGCACTTAAATTTTACGCCTCAGTTCGTTTAGATATTCGTCGTATTGGTGCAATCAAAAAAGGCGATGAAATTTTAGGTAACGAAACTCGCGTTAAAGTTGTTAAAAACAAAGTTTCACCACCGTTTAAACAAGTGGAGTTTGATATTCTGTATGGTCAAGGTATTTCACGTGAAGGTGAGATTATTGATTTAGGTGTTAAAGAAAAACTGATTGAAAAGTCAGGTTCTTGGTATGCCTATAATGGTGCCAAAATTGGCCAGGGTAAAGACAATGTACGCCAGTACTTAATTGATAATCCAGAGATTGCCGCAGAGTTAATGGATAAAATTAAAGTAGCGACCATGCCGCAACCTAAAGCTAAGGCTGCTGATATTGAAGAAGCCGCTGAGTAA
- a CDS encoding CinA family protein produces MTFEILVSQVGQALVEHDAMVVTAESCTGGMIAEALTSIGGSTAWFDRAYITYSYESKREMLGVKEITIQKKGAVSQECVEEMALGALQQSHAKVSVACSGIAGPTGGSPDKPVGTVWLAWAVQGQEDVVSQQCHFDGDRQAVREQTTEAALMGIMKLLN; encoded by the coding sequence GTGACGTTTGAAATATTGGTTTCTCAAGTAGGGCAGGCTTTAGTTGAACATGATGCTATGGTGGTCACGGCAGAGTCTTGTACTGGTGGAATGATTGCTGAAGCGCTAACCTCAATTGGTGGGAGTACGGCTTGGTTTGACCGAGCTTATATTACCTATAGCTATGAATCTAAACGCGAAATGCTGGGTGTTAAAGAGATTACTATCCAGAAAAAAGGTGCCGTGAGCCAAGAGTGTGTTGAGGAGATGGCATTGGGTGCCTTACAGCAGTCTCATGCAAAAGTGAGTGTGGCCTGTAGTGGTATTGCAGGCCCGACTGGAGGCTCGCCAGATAAGCCTGTGGGTACGGTTTGGTTAGCGTGGGCTGTGCAAGGTCAGGAGGATGTGGTTTCACAGCAGTGTCATTTTGATGGAGACCGCCAGGCGGTGCGCGAGCAAACCACAGAAGCGGCCTTAATGGGAATTATGAAATTACTTAATTAA